The Mauremys reevesii isolate NIE-2019 linkage group 1, ASM1616193v1, whole genome shotgun sequence genome has a segment encoding these proteins:
- the IRAK4 gene encoding interleukin-1 receptor-associated kinase 4 isoform X1: MSKSITPSTYVRCIGYKLMMQLADFIDPQEGWKKLAVDIKDPSGEKRYNQMHIRRFEGLIKMGKSPTCELLYDWGTANCTVGDLVELLIRNHFLAPASLLLPDAVRVADDIMVPFSSQETMPIDKTMPVQEKTVISATPLLAQSSEGQLSAPSCLSQENNSLQLSDTGFHSFWFHELKNVTNNFDERPISAGGNKLGEGGFGVVYKGYVNGRIVAVKKLAAMVDVSIQDLKQQFDQEIKTMAKCQHENLVELLGFSGDGDQPCLVYEYMPNGSLLDRLACLDDTAPVPWSTRCNIAQGTANGISFLHENNHIHRDVKSANILLNESFVPKISDFGLARASVKFTKTIMTDRIVGTAAYMAPEALRGEITPKSDIFSFGVVLLEIITGLSPIDENREPQLLLSIKEEIEDEEKTIEDYVDEKMSDWDTISIDKMYSVASQCLNEKKNKRPDIKMVQQHLQEIIA, from the exons ATGAGCAAATCCATAACTCCTTCAACATACGTGCGCTGCATTGGCTATAAACTCATGATGCAACTGGCTGATTTCATTGATCCACAAGAAGGATGGAAGAAGCTAGCAGTAGATATAAAAGACCCTTCTGGCGAAAAGAGATACAACCAAATGCATATAAG GAGGTTTGAAGGGCTAATAAAGATGGGAAAGAGCCCTACCTGTGAATTACTCTATGACTGGGGAACAGCAAACTGTACAGTTGGTGATCTTGTGGAGCTATTGATCAGGAATCACTTCCTAGCACCAGCTAGTCTTTTGCTTCCAG ATGCTGTTAGGGTGGCAGACGATATTATGGTACCTTTTTCTTCACAAGAAACTATGCCTATAGATAAAACTATGCCTGTACAGGAAAAAACAGTAATATCTGCAACACCTCTTCTAGCACAGAGTAGTGAGGGACAACTttcagctccttcctgcttatcTCAAGAGAACAACAGTCTGCAACTTAGTGACACAG GTTTTCACAGCTTTTGGTTCCATGAGTTGAAAAATGTTACAAACAACTTCGATGAACGGCCTATATCAGCTGGAGGTAATAAACTGGGAGAAGGAGGCTTTGGAGTTGTGTACAAGGGCTACGTCAATGGCAGAATTGTGGCAGTGAAAAAACTTGCTGCA ATGGTTGATGTAAGCATTCAAGATCTGAAACAGCAGTTTGATCAAGAAATAAAAACAATGGCAAA GTGTCAACATGAGAACCTAGTAGAACTGCTTGGTTTCTCAGGTGATGGTGATCAACCCTGTCTGGTTTATGAATACATGCCCAATGGTTCATTGCTTGACAGACTGGCTTGTCTG GATGACACTGCACCAGTTCCTTGGAGTACAAGGTGTAACATTGCTCAAGGTACAGCAAATGGCATCAGCTTTTTACATGAAAACAATCATATTCACAGAGATGTTAAAAG tgcaaatatcTTACTAAATGAATCATTTGTGCCAAAAATTTCTGACTTTGGACTTGCAAGGGCATCTGTGAAATTTACAAAAACCATCATGACTGATAGAATAGTGGGAACAGCAGCTTATATGGCACCTGAAGCACTGCGTGGAGAGATAACACCCAAATCTGATATTTTCAGTTTTGGTGTG GTTTTACTGGAAATAATAACCGGGCTTTCGCCAATAGATGAAAACCGGGAGCCACAGTTACTG TTAAGTATCAAAGAAGAAATTGAAGATGAGGAAAAGACAATTGAAGATTATGTTGATGAAAAAATGAGTGATTGGGACACCATTTCCATTGACAAAATGTATTCAGTTGCTAGTCAGTGTCTGAATGAAAAAAAGAACAAGAGGCCAGACATTAAGATG GTCCAGCAGCATCTACAAGAGATAATAGCCTGA
- the IRAK4 gene encoding interleukin-1 receptor-associated kinase 4 isoform X2, protein MSKSITPSTYVRCIGYKLMMQLADFIDPQEGWKKLAVDIKDPSGEKRYNQMHIRRFEGLIKMGKSPTCELLYDWGTANCTVGDLVELLIRNHFLAPASLLLPDAVRVADDIMVPFSSQETMPIDKTMPVQEKTVISATPLLAQSSEGQLSAPSCLSQENNSLQLSDTGFHSFWFHELKNVTNNFDERPISAGGNKLGEGGFGVVYKGYVNGRIVAVKKLAAMVDVSIQDLKQQFDQEIKTMAKCQHENLVELLGFSGDGDQPCLVYEYMPNGSLLDRLACLVLLEIITGLSPIDENREPQLLLSIKEEIEDEEKTIEDYVDEKMSDWDTISIDKMYSVASQCLNEKKNKRPDIKMVQQHLQEIIA, encoded by the exons ATGAGCAAATCCATAACTCCTTCAACATACGTGCGCTGCATTGGCTATAAACTCATGATGCAACTGGCTGATTTCATTGATCCACAAGAAGGATGGAAGAAGCTAGCAGTAGATATAAAAGACCCTTCTGGCGAAAAGAGATACAACCAAATGCATATAAG GAGGTTTGAAGGGCTAATAAAGATGGGAAAGAGCCCTACCTGTGAATTACTCTATGACTGGGGAACAGCAAACTGTACAGTTGGTGATCTTGTGGAGCTATTGATCAGGAATCACTTCCTAGCACCAGCTAGTCTTTTGCTTCCAG ATGCTGTTAGGGTGGCAGACGATATTATGGTACCTTTTTCTTCACAAGAAACTATGCCTATAGATAAAACTATGCCTGTACAGGAAAAAACAGTAATATCTGCAACACCTCTTCTAGCACAGAGTAGTGAGGGACAACTttcagctccttcctgcttatcTCAAGAGAACAACAGTCTGCAACTTAGTGACACAG GTTTTCACAGCTTTTGGTTCCATGAGTTGAAAAATGTTACAAACAACTTCGATGAACGGCCTATATCAGCTGGAGGTAATAAACTGGGAGAAGGAGGCTTTGGAGTTGTGTACAAGGGCTACGTCAATGGCAGAATTGTGGCAGTGAAAAAACTTGCTGCA ATGGTTGATGTAAGCATTCAAGATCTGAAACAGCAGTTTGATCAAGAAATAAAAACAATGGCAAA GTGTCAACATGAGAACCTAGTAGAACTGCTTGGTTTCTCAGGTGATGGTGATCAACCCTGTCTGGTTTATGAATACATGCCCAATGGTTCATTGCTTGACAGACTGGCTTGTCTG GTTTTACTGGAAATAATAACCGGGCTTTCGCCAATAGATGAAAACCGGGAGCCACAGTTACTG TTAAGTATCAAAGAAGAAATTGAAGATGAGGAAAAGACAATTGAAGATTATGTTGATGAAAAAATGAGTGATTGGGACACCATTTCCATTGACAAAATGTATTCAGTTGCTAGTCAGTGTCTGAATGAAAAAAAGAACAAGAGGCCAGACATTAAGATG GTCCAGCAGCATCTACAAGAGATAATAGCCTGA